In a genomic window of Quercus lobata isolate SW786 chromosome 4, ValleyOak3.0 Primary Assembly, whole genome shotgun sequence:
- the LOC115986143 gene encoding uncharacterized protein LOC115986143 has translation MTENQSSVASSPAVRSEDPAWAYGRAVPNARNNTQCTFCCKMIRGGGITRLKYHLAGIPDDVEACKKVSEDVKWQMKQLIEDLKKKEEEEDDHHHDEGNNDNERGGSKSHSSISNYNTKGKEKVGEKSNIKSYFAPRTKPGSQPSIRSSLASKQMVEKARMNFARWWYHANIPFHAAHSVYYQEALDSVAAIGPGFKGPSYHNLRGSLLQKHVGEMNDYLLDVKNDWKVYGCSIMLDGWTNQKRAPIINFLVYCPIGTMFLKSLDVSGLTKVADTLFKLFDKVVQEVGPENVVQFITDNDASYKSAGKKLMQKYGTFYWFPCAAHCIDLMLEKFSDKRYFPIIYETIQKAQKITKFIYNHGKILALMRNDFTDGRDLIRPAITRFATEFLSLQCLTKFKKEFRQMFTCDQWVESRYARDVMGKEVAAIVLEDREFWLQCQQIVKISEPLVRVLRLVDGDEKPSMGYLYEAMDKAKENIKARLKNKISTYIPFTSVIYARWDKQLHSPLHAAGCYLNPGIFFRLSFKKQKDVTKGLLSTITRLISDPDEQDILSSQIESYKKSLGDFGMPMAIRQREKLSPDMLYKMSPMYDIDFGRNIRRTKDYLDPISLDNIDLMEDWVAEESEFLLLTEEDVNWDSIEEPLATITLEDDNDDDDDVVVLDEEDGENDVVLTDANTHVYYGPDVNPFEGWE, from the exons ATGACTGAAAATCAGTCAAGTGTAGCATCTAGCCCGGCTGTAAGGTCCGAGGATCCAGCATGGGCTTATGGTCGTGCTGTGCCAAATGCAAGAAATAACACCCAGTGtactttttgttgtaaaatgataAGGGGGGGAGGAATTACTAGGCTCAAGTATCATTTAGCTGGGATTCCGGATGATGTTGAAGCATGTAAAAAAGTATCTGAAGATGTAAAATGGCAAATGAAACAGTTGATTGAAgatttaaagaaaa aggaggaggaggaggatgatCATCATCATGATGAAGGTAATAATGATAATGAGAGAGGGGGTTCAAAGAGTCATTCATCAATTAGTAATTATAACACTAAGGGGAAAGAAAAAGTTGGAGAAAAGTCAAACATTAAATCCTATTTTGCTCCAAGAACAAAACCTGGTTCTCAACCATCCATAAGGTCTTCTTTGGCCTCAAAGCAAATGGTTGAGAAGGCAAGAATGAATTTTGCAAGATGGTGGTACCATGCTAATATACCTTTCCATGCCGCTCACTCTGTGTATTATCAAGAAGCTTTAGATAGTGTAGCAGCTATTGGGCCTGGTTTTAAGGGACCTTCTTATCATAACTTGAGGGGGTCTttattacaaaaacatgtgggTGAAATGAATGATTATCTCTTAGATGTGAAAAATGATTGGAAAGTTTATGGGTGTTCAATTATGTTAGATGGGTGGACAAATCAAAAGAGAGCTccaatcattaattttttagtgtATTGTCCTATAGGTACCATGTTTCTTAAATCTCTTGATGTGTCAGGCCTAACAAAGGTTGCAGATACATTGTTTAAGTTGTTTGATAAAGTTGTTCAAGAAGTTGGGCCTGAGAACGTTGTGCAGTTCATTACAGATAATGATGCTTCTTACAAGTCTGCAGGAAAGAAGCTAATGCAGAAATATGGGACATTCTATTGGTTTCCTTGTGCAGCTCATTGCATTGATTTAATGTTGGAAAAATTTTCTGATAAAAGATATTTTCCTATCATTTATGAAACCATTCAAAAGGCTCAAAAGATTACCAAATTCATATACAACCATGGCAAGATTTTAGCTTTGATGAGAAATGACTTCACTGATGGTAGAGATTTGATTCGTCCAGCCATCACAAGGTTTGCAACTGAGTTTTTAAGTCTTCAATGCTTGACTAAGTTCAAGAAAGAATTTAGGCAAATGTTTACTTGTGATCAATGGGTCGAATCTCGATATGCTAGGGATGTCATGGGAAAGGAGGTGGCTGCAATTGTTTTGGAAGATAGAGAGTTTTGGTTACAATGTCAACAAATAGTGAAGATTAGTGAGCCTTTGGTTAGAGTACTACGTCTTGTAGATGGGGATGAAAAACCATCAATGGGATACTTGTATGAGGCAATGGATAAAGCAAAGGAGAATATAAAAGCAAGGttgaagaataaaatttctacaTATATACCATTTACTAGTGTCATTTATGCTAGATGGGATAAACAACTCCATAGTCCATTGCATGCAGCAGGTTGTTATCTTAACCCTGGAATCTTCTTTAGGCTGTCATTTAAGAAGCAAAAAGATGTTACAAAAGGCCTACTTAGTACCATTACAAGGCTGATTTCTGATCCTGATGAGCAAGATATTCTTAGTTCTCAAATTGAATCATACAAAAAGTCTTTAGGTGACTTTGGAATGCCTATGGCAATCCGCCAACGTGAAAAACTAAGTCCAGATATGCTATAT AAAATGTCACCAATGTATGATATTGATTTTGGTAGGAACATTAGAAGGACAAAGGATTACTTGGATCCTATAAGCCTTGATAATATTGATTTAATGGAGGATTGGGTAGCTGAGGAATCCGAATTTTTGTTACTAACTGAGGAAGATGTGAATTGGGATAGCATTGAAGAACCATTAGCAACAATAACTTTAgaagatgataatgatgatgatgatgatgttgttgttcTTGATGAGGAAGATGGTGAAAATGATGTTGTGTTGACAGATGCTAATACTCATGTGTATTATGGTCCTGATGTAAATCCTTTTGAAGGATGGGAGTAG